The Nitrosomonas sp. sh817 genome includes a window with the following:
- a CDS encoding GGDEF domain-containing protein, translated as MQGATRQGQKRILRLVKSTDGVTSEQKPMIDSEDYYKQVERYADQIRKTRNADEIIRILDMVLSETRGLRANDEVFAAQEQIKRAEQKIETLKDEIEQLRGLVQTDQMTGAFNRRGLDETFIREAARADRNAQSLGVVVIDLDNFKQINDSLGHQYGDSILINFVAVAKETLRPTDIVARFGGEEFVILLPDVAVEDALTIIQRLQNNLAKSLSIQIDNQSMPVTFSAGVALRSFGEHQNSVISRADKALYQAKRTGKNRAIPALA; from the coding sequence ATGCAAGGAGCTACCAGACAGGGGCAAAAAAGAATATTGCGGCTGGTTAAATCAACGGATGGTGTCACAAGTGAGCAAAAACCCATGATTGATTCGGAAGATTACTATAAGCAAGTTGAACGCTATGCTGATCAGATTCGGAAAACAAGGAATGCCGATGAAATCATTCGTATTCTTGATATGGTCTTGTCTGAAACCAGAGGGTTGAGAGCCAATGATGAAGTATTTGCGGCGCAGGAGCAAATAAAACGCGCAGAGCAGAAAATTGAAACACTAAAGGATGAGATCGAGCAATTACGCGGACTTGTGCAGACTGACCAAATGACCGGAGCTTTTAATCGTCGTGGACTGGATGAAACATTTATTCGTGAGGCGGCGCGTGCTGATCGGAATGCACAATCGCTGGGCGTGGTAGTCATTGATCTGGATAATTTCAAGCAGATTAACGACAGTCTTGGCCATCAGTATGGCGATAGCATTTTGATCAATTTTGTTGCTGTGGCCAAGGAAACGTTGCGTCCTACCGATATCGTCGCCCGTTTTGGTGGTGAAGAATTTGTGATTCTATTGCCTGATGTCGCCGTAGAGGATGCGTTAACCATCATCCAGCGGCTGCAAAACAATCTAGCCAAGAGTCTGTCGATTCAAATCGATAACCAATCGATGCCGGTCACATTCAGCGCCGGCGTGGCGCTACGTTCCTTTGGCGAACATCAGAATTCGGTTATCAGCCGGGCTGATAAAGCGCTTTATCAGGCAAAGCGAACCGGAAAAAATCGTGCAATTCCTGCACTAGCATAA
- a CDS encoding response regulator transcription factor → MISVMIADDHAIVRQGLKQILSETDDIKVTGEAETGFQAIKIARQQDFDVMLLDISLPDRNGIEILKQIKKDKPGLAVLMLSMHNEHEFAIRALKAGASGYLNKQSAPAQLVVAIRQVSTGDKYVSPAVAQELANIINTDVDKPLYTTLSDREYQTLCFIAAGKTLSEISAEMFLSPKTVSVYRARLLEKLKLSNNSELIRYAIKNKLVE, encoded by the coding sequence ATGATAAGCGTGATGATAGCCGATGATCATGCAATTGTTCGTCAAGGTTTGAAGCAGATATTGAGTGAGACTGATGATATTAAGGTTACCGGCGAGGCGGAAACAGGTTTTCAAGCAATCAAAATTGCCCGGCAGCAGGATTTTGATGTCATGCTGCTCGATATTTCCTTGCCGGACAGGAATGGTATAGAGATTCTTAAACAAATAAAGAAAGACAAACCAGGCTTGGCAGTACTGATGCTCAGTATGCATAATGAGCATGAGTTTGCGATCCGTGCTTTAAAAGCTGGAGCTTCGGGTTATCTTAACAAGCAAAGCGCGCCGGCTCAGCTGGTGGTGGCAATCCGCCAGGTATCGACGGGTGATAAATATGTCAGTCCGGCAGTAGCGCAAGAATTAGCCAACATTATTAATACGGATGTCGATAAACCGCTATATACCACGTTATCCGATCGTGAGTATCAAACTTTATGCTTTATCGCTGCAGGGAAAACACTCTCGGAAATTTCCGCGGAAATGTTTTTAAGTCCGAAAACAGTCAGTGTGTATCGCGCGCGTCTACTTGAAAAACTCAAGTTATCGAATAATTCAGAATTAATTCGCTACGCGATCAAGAATAAATTGGTTGAATGA
- a CDS encoding histidine kinase codes for MIESSDEDVNRILEILAESDFQTDYVCVDTKKGLEDALQTQTWDMILSENNLPQLTAIQVIETAKKNKPDIPVIVVSNQISDEAVEFLMGLGAYDLLTKTNLARLVPVIRRSISESENYQRFISTQTALQKSEELFQAITSNLPGVVFQFQVDANHQASFLYVSDASETLLGLSPSMLISNPGLFPELILTDDRVYYDQLMMISAKQLSTWNWEGCIQVKGDSDIKWISLRATPRKMPDGATLWDGIMINITRNKLAEREIARSREQLAELSSYLQKVKEQERARIAREIHDDIGGTLTAIKCELFPFFDSAARPIEFYQQKAKSIESLVDRVIDSTRRISLDLRPGILDCGIVAAVQWQAKEFSNRTGIVCRVSCSSDEISIDSDLSIAIFRIFQETLTNISKHASATHIQVKLVELDQMVLLEVIDNGRGITDLDMGKHESYGIRGMRERCQQLKGNFHIMGETGKGTKVTILIPTENFGYHSEYMIESKNESELIQPGTSKARKRAVKH; via the coding sequence ATGATTGAATCCTCGGATGAGGATGTGAATCGGATATTGGAAATCCTTGCGGAAAGTGATTTTCAAACTGACTATGTTTGTGTTGATACAAAGAAGGGACTAGAAGATGCGCTTCAAACACAGACTTGGGACATGATTCTGTCAGAAAATAACTTGCCGCAACTGACTGCAATACAAGTAATTGAGACTGCGAAAAAAAATAAACCCGACATTCCGGTGATAGTTGTTTCCAATCAAATAAGCGATGAAGCAGTGGAGTTTCTAATGGGATTGGGGGCCTACGATTTGTTGACCAAGACGAATCTTGCGAGATTGGTTCCGGTAATAAGGCGAAGTATCAGTGAATCTGAAAATTATCAACGATTTATTTCAACGCAAACTGCACTGCAAAAAAGTGAAGAACTGTTTCAGGCTATTACATCTAACCTTCCGGGTGTTGTTTTTCAATTTCAAGTGGATGCTAATCACCAAGCAAGTTTTTTATATGTGAGCGATGCCAGCGAAACCCTGTTAGGGTTGTCGCCATCTATGCTGATCAGTAATCCTGGCTTATTTCCGGAATTAATTCTGACGGATGATAGAGTTTATTATGATCAACTGATGATGATATCTGCCAAGCAACTTTCAACTTGGAATTGGGAAGGATGCATTCAAGTTAAAGGCGATAGCGATATTAAATGGATCAGCTTGCGTGCAACACCAAGGAAAATGCCCGATGGTGCGACCCTTTGGGATGGGATCATGATCAATATTACCCGCAATAAGCTGGCTGAACGTGAAATTGCCCGCTCACGCGAACAGCTTGCAGAACTGTCATCTTACTTGCAAAAAGTAAAAGAACAGGAACGTGCCCGGATAGCAAGAGAAATTCATGATGATATCGGAGGGACGCTAACGGCTATTAAATGTGAGTTATTTCCATTTTTTGATTCAGCAGCCAGACCTATTGAATTTTATCAGCAGAAGGCAAAATCCATTGAATCTCTTGTTGATCGTGTGATCGATAGCACACGAAGGATTTCATTGGATTTACGACCCGGAATACTTGATTGTGGAATTGTCGCGGCAGTGCAGTGGCAAGCCAAAGAGTTTAGTAATCGAACGGGTATTGTGTGCCGGGTGTCCTGCAGCAGCGATGAAATTTCAATAGACTCGGATCTTTCGATTGCAATCTTCAGAATTTTCCAGGAGACTCTGACAAATATTTCCAAGCATGCCAGTGCAACGCATATTCAAGTTAAGCTGGTCGAGTTAGATCAGATGGTTTTGCTCGAAGTAATAGATAACGGTCGAGGAATTACCGATCTCGATATGGGAAAGCATGAATCATATGGGATTCGTGGAATGCGTGAACGCTGCCAGCAATTAAAGGGGAATTTTCACATTATGGGAGAGACGGGGAAAGGTACCAAAGTAACGATACTGATTCCTACTGAAAATTTTGGGTATCATTCCGAATATATGATCGAATCCAAAAATGAGTCAGAACTCATACAGCCTGGGACATCGAAAGCAAGAAAAAGAGCTGTAAAGCATTGA
- a CDS encoding GGDEF domain-containing protein: MKQSKDSNPTIIARETLRQLAALKIPPTPDNYLKLYHQISGDSGNSGDSVASTVTGSLKPESNPVSESVAWGDTLEALLKQLENKQGTLTIAKKREGVKRVLAKFSKDSEQLHNKLKALVDSWGESNVAPTELIESGLPENSSSQTSRLDTLDAQDEQAVSGQREKVNQFSDQLRELVSEMLEQIVAKRMDDANLADEAKALAHQLRSTRNESEMRGFIEIFRNFNSKFADSDQNRDGLQQGLLRLLTMLMDSTGEILAEDQWIGIRIGQLRETIAKPLNSEVIEQAERYLEEITQRQEIVKSSLNEAKLTLKKMVTSLITNIEELTDTTDGYQEKLGQYVDKISKTDDIKELNQLLAMIMDETRQMQKSTSNYRNDFLAARAEVSLAQSKINQLETELQVMGEKVHEDHLTGILNRRGLDSAFEREAARSARHQVPLCFALLDIDNFKQLNDTHGHKVGDDALVYLVESVKDTTRPEDVVSRYGGEEFVILLPNTNLEEGVQILSRIRRNLTKKFFLHENKRLLITFSAGVAQFRSGESQESIFKRADEALYRAKKGGKNQILTSE, encoded by the coding sequence ATGAAGCAGTCCAAAGATTCTAATCCTACTATCATTGCACGTGAAACTTTACGTCAGTTAGCGGCACTTAAGATTCCTCCAACACCGGATAACTATCTCAAGCTCTATCATCAAATTTCAGGCGATTCCGGAAATAGCGGAGATTCAGTTGCCAGCACAGTAACAGGTTCGCTAAAACCGGAGAGTAACCCGGTTTCAGAGAGCGTAGCTTGGGGAGATACCCTGGAAGCATTGTTAAAGCAGCTAGAGAATAAGCAAGGCACTTTGACAATTGCAAAGAAAAGGGAAGGCGTTAAAAGAGTGCTTGCTAAGTTTTCAAAAGATTCCGAGCAACTACACAATAAGCTGAAGGCACTGGTGGATTCTTGGGGAGAATCGAATGTAGCGCCTACCGAGTTAATCGAAAGTGGCCTCCCTGAAAATTCTTCCTCACAAACTTCTCGGTTGGACACTCTGGATGCGCAAGACGAGCAGGCGGTTTCAGGGCAACGAGAGAAGGTGAATCAGTTTTCAGACCAATTGCGGGAATTGGTGTCGGAAATGCTCGAGCAGATTGTGGCAAAACGGATGGATGATGCAAACTTGGCTGATGAAGCGAAAGCGCTGGCGCATCAGCTACGAAGCACACGAAATGAATCGGAAATGCGGGGTTTTATCGAGATTTTTCGTAACTTTAATAGCAAATTTGCAGATTCTGATCAGAATAGGGACGGATTGCAGCAAGGTTTGCTCAGATTACTGACTATGCTGATGGACAGCACGGGTGAAATATTGGCGGAAGACCAGTGGATCGGTATCCGGATCGGGCAGCTGCGGGAAACAATTGCTAAACCGTTAAATTCTGAAGTGATCGAGCAAGCCGAGCGTTATTTGGAAGAAATCACACAGCGGCAGGAAATTGTCAAAAGCAGTTTAAATGAAGCCAAACTGACTTTAAAGAAAATGGTGACCTCGCTGATTACCAATATTGAAGAACTCACCGATACGACGGATGGGTATCAGGAAAAACTCGGACAGTATGTTGATAAAATCAGCAAGACGGATGATATTAAAGAATTAAATCAGTTGCTTGCGATGATTATGGACGAAACCAGGCAAATGCAGAAAAGCACGTCCAATTACCGCAACGATTTCTTGGCCGCTCGTGCCGAAGTCAGTCTGGCGCAAAGTAAAATCAATCAACTTGAAACCGAATTGCAAGTAATGGGCGAAAAGGTTCATGAAGATCATCTGACCGGGATATTGAATCGTAGGGGGCTGGATAGTGCTTTTGAGCGGGAAGCCGCCCGGTCTGCCCGTCATCAAGTGCCGTTATGTTTTGCGCTTCTGGATATTGATAATTTCAAGCAATTGAACGATACCCACGGCCATAAGGTTGGTGATGATGCGTTGGTTTATCTGGTTGAGTCGGTCAAAGATACCACGCGCCCGGAGGACGTTGTATCACGTTATGGTGGTGAAGAATTTGTCATTCTGTTACCGAATACAAATCTTGAAGAAGGGGTTCAAATTCTTTCCAGAATCCGGCGGAATCTAACCAAAAAGTTTTTTTTGCACGAGAACAAGCGTTTGCTAATTACTTTTAGCGCGGGGGTGGCGCAATTCCGCTCGGGAGAATCGCAGGAAAGTATATTCAAGCGTGCCGATGAAGCACTTTATCGGGCAAAAAAAGGCGGGAAAAATCAAATCCTAACATCGGAGTAA
- a CDS encoding flagellar protein FlaG, whose amino-acid sequence MTISQLNGTSLSPVPSLTTSTTKKMSASNTENIAMAASIVGSKIGNSMESEEQVKQAVQKIQGTVNNLAQNLQFSIDEDTGKTIIKVMDVHTEEVIRQIPTEEAVEIARTLDKVQGLLFNGKA is encoded by the coding sequence ATGACTATCAGTCAATTAAATGGAACCAGCCTATCGCCAGTTCCTTCATTAACGACATCGACTACCAAGAAAATGTCCGCATCAAATACCGAGAACATTGCTATGGCGGCTTCTATCGTTGGATCAAAAATTGGTAATTCGATGGAATCCGAGGAACAAGTAAAGCAAGCCGTTCAGAAGATTCAGGGAACCGTTAATAACCTGGCACAAAATTTGCAGTTTTCGATTGATGAAGATACTGGAAAAACGATCATAAAGGTAATGGATGTGCATACCGAAGAAGTTATTCGTCAAATTCCAACAGAAGAAGCGGTTGAGATAGCTCGCACACTAGACAAAGTACAAGGCCTGTTATTCAACGGTAAGGCATAA
- a CDS encoding flagellin, giving the protein MPQIINSNVASLNAQRNLNTSQNALNTSLTRLSSGLRINSAKDDAAGLAISERMTSQIRGLNQAVRNANDGISLSQTAEGALGEIGANLQRIRELAVQSANATNSAGDRASLQAEAAQLSAEVTRVASQTQFNGLNLLDGSFLNQSFQVGANANQTINIASISDARATALGSHILTTNGTAMGTATAAAAASAANGVAVEAGLTLANNKGVTGNISYAAGDDAKAIAAAINTAASGIGITATASNSATLGNLSGTGTTALTINGSTVSATITDAADLSGLASAINGLQSTTGVTASFASATDKSAITLSTSDGRDIVLADFTNGTITADVTAGATTRTLTSGGNDSTTVTGTIELSSAFGQITAAGSNATEFGATTSSFNSVATLDISSATNAQTAIRTLDEALKSINSSRGDLGAIQNRFSSTIANLQTASENLSASRSRIQDADFAAESANLTRGQILQQAGVAILAQANSLPNNVLSLLR; this is encoded by the coding sequence ATGCCACAAATCATTAACTCTAACGTTGCCTCATTAAATGCACAACGCAACCTGAATACTTCACAAAATGCATTAAATACTTCATTGACACGATTGTCCTCAGGCTTGCGGATTAACAGCGCTAAGGATGATGCTGCAGGTCTTGCAATTTCTGAAAGAATGACCTCACAAATTCGCGGTTTAAATCAAGCTGTCCGCAATGCAAATGACGGTATTTCTCTTTCACAAACTGCTGAAGGCGCCTTAGGCGAAATCGGTGCCAACTTACAGAGGATCCGTGAATTGGCTGTTCAATCTGCCAATGCAACCAATAGCGCCGGTGACCGGGCTTCGCTCCAAGCTGAAGCTGCGCAATTGAGTGCCGAAGTTACTCGTGTAGCCAGCCAAACTCAATTTAATGGCTTAAACTTATTGGATGGTTCGTTCTTGAATCAAAGCTTCCAGGTCGGTGCCAATGCAAATCAAACTATCAACATCGCATCAATTTCTGATGCAAGAGCCACGGCATTAGGCAGCCACATACTGACAACCAATGGTACAGCAATGGGTACAGCAACCGCTGCTGCGGCTGCCTCTGCTGCCAATGGTGTTGCGGTAGAAGCCGGTTTAACACTTGCTAATAATAAAGGCGTCACCGGTAACATTAGCTATGCAGCGGGCGATGACGCTAAAGCTATTGCAGCGGCCATTAATACGGCTGCTTCGGGTATCGGCATCACTGCAACCGCATCCAACAGTGCCACACTCGGCAATCTATCAGGAACAGGCACAACTGCTTTAACAATCAATGGCAGCACAGTTTCTGCCACAATCACTGATGCCGCCGATCTAAGCGGTTTGGCTTCCGCCATTAACGGATTGCAATCTACTACCGGTGTCACCGCTTCATTCGCTTCTGCGACGGATAAATCGGCAATTACACTGTCAACATCAGATGGCCGTGACATCGTATTAGCAGATTTTACCAATGGCACCATCACCGCCGACGTCACTGCCGGCGCAACAACAAGGACGCTAACCAGTGGTGGTAATGACTCAACAACTGTCACGGGCACCATTGAACTTTCGAGCGCCTTCGGACAGATCACTGCGGCAGGAAGTAATGCCACGGAATTTGGTGCTACCACCAGCTCTTTCAATTCTGTAGCTACATTGGATATATCATCCGCAACCAATGCACAAACAGCGATCAGAACATTGGATGAAGCATTAAAATCCATTAACAGCTCACGTGGCGACTTGGGTGCGATTCAAAATCGCTTTAGTTCAACGATTGCAAACCTGCAAACCGCATCGGAAAATCTCTCAGCTTCTCGGAGCCGGATTCAAGATGCTGACTTTGCCGCAGAATCAGCAAACCTCACACGCGGACAAATTCTGCAGCAAGCTGGTGTTGCAATACTGGCACAAGCGAATTCACTGCCTAACAACGTACTCTCACTGTTACGTTAA